The Halobellus sp. MBLA0158 genome has a window encoding:
- a CDS encoding pyridoxamine 5'-phosphate oxidase family protein has protein sequence MPEAEVGVEMTDEEIAAFLTRQGHGVLSFAGEEPYSLPISFGYDVLEHRCIFQLVFHDESTKRERIASSSRVTLVSYEWRGPDDWRSVIIDGDLRWIDDESPEVLDASEVFAEYASLAGLAVFDRPTPDLDPEWYELEIESMSGRHAPAVASIDAIE, from the coding sequence ATGCCAGAGGCCGAAGTCGGCGTCGAGATGACAGACGAGGAGATCGCGGCGTTCCTCACGCGGCAGGGACACGGTGTGCTCTCGTTCGCCGGCGAGGAGCCGTACAGCCTCCCGATCTCCTTCGGCTACGACGTCTTAGAGCACCGCTGTATCTTCCAGCTCGTCTTCCACGACGAGAGCACGAAGCGCGAACGGATCGCGTCCTCGTCCCGCGTCACCCTCGTCTCCTACGAGTGGCGCGGCCCCGACGACTGGCGGAGCGTCATCATCGACGGCGACCTCCGCTGGATCGACGACGAGTCGCCGGAGGTCCTCGACGCCTCGGAGGTGTTCGCGGAGTACGCCTCGCTGGCGGGCCTCGCCGTCTTCGACCGCCCGACGCCCGACCTCGACCCCGAGTGGTACGAACTGGAGATCGAATCGATGAGCGGCCGGCACGCGCCGGCGGTGGCGTCGATCGACGCGATCGAGTGA
- a CDS encoding CopD family protein, producing the protein MASALHLLVRLAHVLGMAALLGGVGVAWLLLRGDDADPLPALRRYERLFWGALGVMIATGVGNLGALGPPGPETRWGTVLTVKLAVVTGLVVVSAVRSLAVERLEAAPSGLASPARDRLRALYAVTGWGLGLTVALAEVLAHG; encoded by the coding sequence ATGGCGAGTGCCCTCCACCTCCTCGTCCGACTCGCGCACGTCCTCGGGATGGCCGCCCTGCTCGGGGGCGTCGGCGTCGCGTGGCTGCTGCTCCGCGGCGACGACGCCGACCCCCTGCCGGCGCTCCGTCGGTACGAACGGCTCTTCTGGGGCGCCCTCGGCGTGATGATCGCCACCGGCGTCGGCAACCTCGGCGCGCTCGGGCCGCCGGGGCCCGAGACCCGATGGGGGACGGTCCTGACCGTCAAGCTCGCGGTCGTGACTGGCCTCGTCGTCGTCTCCGCGGTTCGCTCCCTCGCGGTGGAACGGCTCGAAGCGGCCCCCTCGGGGCTCGCCTCGCCCGCCCGCGATCGGCTCCGCGCCCTGTACGCCGTCACCGGCTGGGGCCTCGGGCTTACGGTCGCACTCGCGGAGGTGCTCGCCCATGGGTGA
- a CDS encoding plastocyanin/azurin family copper-binding protein, with product MTDGNAEMSRRAFLTTAAGTAATAGAAGTAAAQESGGGGGSTTTVTVGPGGDLVYEPGTNEPLQITPGTTVEFVWDSDNHNIVVDSQPDGANWQGHETIENTGFTYTHTFETLGTYEYYCAPHQSAGMVATIEVVESISTPAPSNVPEVPDSAKTLGVATTFAMVATLGLAFFFLKYGGDYELDEE from the coding sequence ATGACTGACGGCAACGCGGAGATGTCCCGTCGCGCCTTCCTCACGACGGCGGCCGGTACCGCCGCGACAGCCGGCGCCGCGGGGACCGCGGCGGCACAGGAGAGCGGCGGCGGTGGGGGCAGCACGACCACCGTGACGGTCGGGCCGGGAGGCGATCTCGTGTACGAGCCCGGGACGAACGAGCCGCTCCAGATCACGCCGGGGACGACGGTGGAGTTCGTCTGGGACTCGGACAACCACAACATCGTCGTCGACAGCCAGCCCGACGGCGCGAACTGGCAGGGCCACGAGACGATCGAGAATACCGGATTCACCTACACGCACACCTTCGAGACGCTCGGCACCTACGAGTACTACTGCGCGCCGCACCAGAGCGCGGGGATGGTCGCCACCATCGAGGTCGTCGAGTCGATCTCGACGCCCGCGCCGTCGAACGTCCCCGAAGTGCCCGACTCCGCGAAGACCCTCGGCGTCGCGACGACGTTCGCGATGGTCGCCACGCTGGGGCTCGCGTTCTTCTTCCTCAAGTACGGCGGCGACTACGAACTCGACGAGGAGTAG
- a CDS encoding MTH865 family protein gives MADVEAELRQQFTDAFSGADFPVSSQMDLVPTLPDGPGTKFEAGDVTLTAMEMAAKLGSHQDFPYNDVESLVDDVIEGLKAEGMI, from the coding sequence ATGGCAGACGTCGAGGCGGAACTCCGCCAGCAGTTCACAGACGCGTTCAGTGGCGCCGACTTCCCCGTCAGCAGTCAGATGGACCTCGTCCCGACGCTCCCGGACGGCCCCGGGACGAAGTTCGAGGCCGGCGACGTGACCCTCACCGCGATGGAGATGGCGGCGAAGCTCGGCTCGCACCAGGACTTCCCCTACAACGACGTCGAGTCGCTCGTCGACGACGTCATCGAGGGGCTCAAGGCCGAAGGGATGATCTGA